A window of Pirellula sp. SH-Sr6A contains these coding sequences:
- a CDS encoding efflux RND transporter periplasmic adaptor subunit, protein MIALHRRLFPKTIWLLPLVATIPILCFREGAWGQQTPRLAERSSTNPANETRGTNNLSLQDGEGAWIRFEQGIVVAPEVVEIAVQETGTLLELKVSENSLVNKGDILGRLNSDTLELEKQVAALQFQVAQAEAIDESDIRFAEMVVEETQLQFEAYEKMGNKGEASPIEVRQKKIAVEQAKVRLVQAKATKVQKDLKARLAQASYSVSQKKLDKLQIASPVTGIVTRMDHRQGEWMSAGTTVLHVVRMDELRVDFFVDLDRFDPSDLIGLQVEIGVATAASRASNRFVGVISGYAPEVSSARKIRMSATVQNQKTDKAWSLIPGMNVSLQTHLAKK, encoded by the coding sequence ATGATCGCTTTGCATCGACGATTGTTCCCGAAAACGATTTGGCTTCTTCCTCTGGTTGCAACGATTCCTATTTTGTGTTTTCGCGAGGGAGCTTGGGGGCAACAAACTCCTCGACTCGCAGAACGATCGTCGACGAATCCCGCCAACGAGACTCGGGGCACAAACAATCTTTCGCTTCAAGACGGCGAAGGAGCATGGATTCGCTTCGAGCAAGGAATCGTCGTCGCGCCGGAAGTCGTCGAAATCGCCGTTCAAGAAACCGGTACTCTTCTCGAGCTGAAAGTTTCCGAAAACAGTCTCGTCAACAAGGGAGATATCCTCGGACGGTTGAATTCGGACACGCTCGAGTTGGAGAAACAAGTGGCTGCACTGCAGTTTCAAGTAGCTCAGGCGGAGGCAATCGACGAAAGCGATATCCGCTTTGCAGAGATGGTGGTCGAAGAGACTCAGCTGCAGTTCGAAGCATACGAAAAGATGGGAAATAAAGGAGAAGCAAGCCCGATCGAGGTTCGACAAAAGAAGATTGCTGTCGAACAGGCCAAGGTAAGGCTCGTACAGGCCAAGGCAACCAAGGTTCAAAAGGATCTGAAAGCGAGACTTGCGCAAGCCTCCTACTCGGTATCGCAGAAGAAGTTGGATAAGCTGCAGATCGCATCACCCGTTACGGGAATCGTTACGCGGATGGACCACCGACAGGGAGAGTGGATGAGCGCGGGAACCACGGTCTTGCATGTGGTTCGAATGGATGAGTTACGAGTCGATTTCTTTGTCGACCTCGATCGATTTGATCCGAGTGATTTGATCGGATTGCAAGTCGAGATTGGCGTCGCAACCGCAGCATCGCGAGCCTCCAATCGGTTCGTAGGGGTTATATCAGGGTACGCCCCTGAGGTGAGTTCGGCGAGAAAGATCCGCATGTCCGCCACCGTACAGAATCAAAAAACGGACAAGGCGTGGTCACTGATCCCCGGGATGAATGTTTCGCTCCAAACCCATCTGGCGAAAAAGTAA
- a CDS encoding efflux RND transporter periplasmic adaptor subunit: MRIDGNPPIQSMSGETRAHSAHRSDIGASIDNDRSEFERLEPHNAADRRSPLPLDSAVVQQTKDRIRQWVDEIQESTTRPISPREFLRFALPRILQAMGAEGIGVWVWDSECEWRLFEASQLARNLCQPLALPELTRHESVEPPLALLDRLESELATVVSDDVDSRTSSEFDGNEALLPSHEHRQLLDAVRKENQPVLVPPRDVVVGSNRPRNPLDSLLILCPIPVQIEGGELWLEIVQPPSGGPSSQRGYLRFASQMSDLIAEFFRQHRTRLIEQERRYLATTRLLLDSFARDPRTSVAKALSSIQMEENAEHVVLLQRSRARWRVLAVAGLERLDRRADAISSTEKLVMDLERQSGGSRCVEGEADRTATGDMTWRQSLGIARYVWLQPFAIDTSQIADGGGTLRSLFESKTQWLPSRENSDRGFSLLMTWSDGVIPHKDCAPRAALTLKLLANVPSSSNPLRDGGRSSRFAKLRSLVGAKVLIGASLLFSVLSVLAIPVPIQIEATATLSPQSVHEIFAPEEGIVTEVLVHRGERVKAGDLCLRITSPKLLAERDQMLATHAKTEQRLREVQDRLLRDRSLPASQRDSLESERMALEEIHRLEMSTLALIESQCRSLSVTAPRDGVIETWDIETKLQDRPLRIGQWLFSIRDETDGWYFDTKIPEQKLEELVNGTKEQTKAFARLLASPQSTIELDLEKDSKWRTERSETDSEPRSGSRQSFVTIKLKPRTSIPADLAMTGAGARVAIETGRGPLGWALVKDFVQGVVYRVKMWIP; encoded by the coding sequence ATGCGCATCGACGGAAATCCACCCATCCAATCCATGTCGGGAGAAACGCGAGCCCACTCGGCACATCGCAGTGACATTGGCGCGTCCATCGACAACGATCGCAGCGAATTCGAGCGACTCGAACCCCATAACGCTGCAGATCGACGCAGCCCTCTTCCGTTGGATTCTGCAGTCGTACAGCAAACGAAAGATCGGATCCGGCAATGGGTCGATGAGATTCAAGAGTCGACGACTCGCCCCATCTCGCCGCGTGAATTTCTCCGTTTCGCCTTGCCACGGATCTTGCAAGCGATGGGAGCCGAAGGGATCGGAGTTTGGGTGTGGGACTCCGAATGCGAGTGGCGATTGTTCGAAGCGTCGCAATTGGCTCGCAACTTATGCCAACCACTTGCATTGCCCGAGTTGACTCGCCATGAGTCGGTCGAACCTCCCTTGGCTCTACTCGATCGATTGGAGTCGGAGTTAGCGACCGTTGTGAGTGACGATGTTGACTCGCGAACCTCGTCGGAGTTTGACGGGAACGAGGCCCTTCTTCCAAGTCACGAGCATCGCCAGCTGCTCGACGCTGTTCGAAAAGAAAACCAACCTGTACTCGTTCCTCCTCGGGACGTAGTGGTAGGTAGCAATCGGCCTCGAAATCCGCTTGATTCTCTGCTTATCCTTTGCCCGATACCGGTCCAGATCGAAGGTGGAGAATTGTGGTTGGAAATTGTTCAGCCTCCGAGCGGCGGCCCATCGAGCCAACGAGGTTACCTGCGCTTCGCGTCGCAGATGTCGGATCTGATCGCCGAGTTCTTTCGGCAGCATCGAACGCGATTGATAGAACAGGAGCGTCGCTACCTGGCGACCACTCGGCTCCTTCTGGACTCGTTTGCAAGAGACCCTCGCACGTCGGTTGCAAAGGCATTGAGCTCCATTCAGATGGAAGAGAACGCGGAGCACGTTGTTTTGTTGCAACGCAGCCGTGCGCGATGGCGAGTTCTAGCCGTGGCTGGGCTCGAAAGACTGGACCGTCGAGCCGATGCTATTTCGTCGACGGAAAAGTTGGTCATGGACCTTGAACGGCAGTCTGGAGGCTCGCGCTGCGTGGAGGGAGAAGCAGACCGCACCGCCACTGGTGACATGACGTGGCGGCAGTCGTTAGGAATCGCTCGATATGTATGGTTGCAGCCCTTCGCAATCGACACGTCCCAAATTGCAGACGGAGGAGGGACTCTACGGAGTCTCTTCGAATCCAAAACGCAATGGTTGCCATCGCGAGAGAACAGCGATCGCGGGTTCAGTCTATTAATGACTTGGTCCGATGGCGTAATTCCTCACAAAGACTGTGCGCCGCGGGCCGCGCTCACCCTCAAGCTTCTCGCCAATGTTCCTAGCTCTTCGAACCCCTTGCGTGATGGAGGGCGTTCCTCGCGGTTCGCCAAGCTCCGATCGCTGGTTGGGGCCAAGGTTCTGATCGGGGCGTCTCTTTTGTTCAGTGTCCTGAGTGTGCTCGCTATTCCAGTCCCCATTCAGATCGAAGCGACCGCAACTTTATCACCGCAATCCGTTCACGAGATCTTTGCTCCCGAAGAGGGGATTGTTACTGAAGTATTGGTACATCGAGGCGAGCGAGTGAAGGCCGGGGATCTTTGCCTTCGGATCACTTCCCCTAAATTGCTTGCCGAACGAGACCAGATGCTCGCCACGCATGCCAAGACCGAGCAGCGCCTGCGAGAGGTCCAGGATAGACTCCTGCGCGACCGATCTTTGCCGGCATCACAACGCGACTCGCTCGAGAGCGAGCGGATGGCGCTCGAAGAAATTCATCGACTTGAAATGTCGACGCTCGCGTTGATCGAATCGCAGTGCCGGTCGCTCTCGGTTACCGCTCCAAGGGATGGAGTGATTGAGACCTGGGATATTGAAACCAAGCTTCAAGATAGGCCTCTTCGCATAGGGCAATGGCTCTTCTCGATCCGCGACGAAACGGATGGCTGGTATTTTGACACGAAGATACCCGAGCAGAAGCTAGAAGAGTTGGTGAATGGAACCAAGGAACAGACTAAAGCGTTTGCACGTCTGCTCGCGTCTCCGCAATCGACGATCGAATTGGATTTGGAAAAAGACTCCAAGTGGCGTACCGAACGTTCTGAAACCGACTCCGAACCGAGATCAGGATCACGTCAGTCATTCGTGACGATAAAGCTAAAGCCGCGTACTTCCATCCCGGCGGACCTCGCGATGACCGGGGCAGGAGCGCGCGTTGCTATCGAAACAGGGCGAGGGCCTTTGGGTTGGGCTTTGGTGAAGGACTTTGTTCAGGGTGTTGTTTACCGAGTGAAAATGTGGATCCCATGA
- a CDS encoding molybdopterin molybdotransferase MoeA, giving the protein MNAKPSIQDEIESVLKSFMSKVRSVGTEQVPLSEACGRILASPLYSFRPSPSIDVSAMDGYAVRISDLDAGEIPVASTLAAGMPPTTLPSGFAVKIFTGAAVPEDADIVIRREDCQELPNPRVTTSIRVKIAPSDCQRGQNIRRRGENAPLGAEILSAGCCLGPNAMAGVATFQEGAQLSVFRRLRVGVINTGDELLPPGVPIEPWQIRDSNGPFLTSALLKTGWAEPVVERVQDSLEQIRLALSEKIESCDAILLTGGVSMGDSDHVPEAIRQAGAEILFHKLPIRPGKPILGAITEDGKPILGLPGNPVSVAVTFRRFAYSILQQAGGGRPSLGAMSVSVQADDDKTLPLVWFRLVSQNDRGAFVVEPSKGSGDIASLATSIGFVEIPPGEPTTGTRLFYPWN; this is encoded by the coding sequence ATGAACGCAAAGCCATCGATCCAAGATGAGATCGAATCGGTTTTGAAGAGCTTCATGAGTAAGGTTCGCTCTGTCGGCACCGAGCAAGTCCCGTTGTCGGAGGCTTGCGGACGTATCCTGGCTTCCCCGCTCTATTCTTTTCGGCCAAGTCCATCGATAGATGTGTCCGCAATGGACGGTTACGCCGTGCGTATCTCGGATCTCGACGCCGGCGAAATTCCTGTCGCATCGACGCTCGCTGCCGGCATGCCACCCACAACCCTTCCGTCTGGTTTTGCCGTGAAGATTTTCACGGGGGCTGCGGTCCCTGAAGACGCGGACATCGTCATTCGAAGGGAAGATTGCCAGGAGCTTCCAAACCCAAGGGTAACGACCTCCATTCGCGTCAAGATCGCACCAAGCGACTGTCAGCGAGGGCAGAACATTCGTCGGCGCGGAGAGAATGCGCCTTTGGGAGCGGAGATACTTTCGGCTGGTTGTTGTTTGGGGCCGAATGCCATGGCAGGCGTCGCGACCTTTCAAGAAGGAGCACAGCTCTCGGTCTTTCGAAGGCTTCGCGTTGGAGTCATCAATACGGGGGACGAGTTATTGCCACCAGGTGTCCCGATCGAACCTTGGCAAATTCGCGATTCCAACGGTCCTTTTCTGACGTCTGCTTTGCTCAAAACGGGCTGGGCGGAACCTGTTGTAGAACGCGTTCAGGACTCGCTGGAGCAGATTCGATTGGCGCTAAGCGAGAAGATCGAGTCCTGCGATGCCATTCTCTTGACCGGGGGCGTATCCATGGGGGATTCGGATCATGTTCCCGAAGCGATTCGGCAGGCGGGTGCGGAGATTCTGTTTCACAAGCTCCCAATCCGTCCCGGCAAACCGATCCTCGGAGCGATCACAGAGGATGGCAAGCCCATATTGGGGCTCCCTGGAAACCCTGTCAGTGTTGCGGTGACGTTCAGGCGTTTCGCCTACTCGATTCTTCAACAAGCTGGTGGAGGGAGGCCGAGCTTGGGGGCGATGTCCGTTTCTGTTCAAGCGGATGACGACAAGACACTTCCTCTTGTTTGGTTTCGGTTGGTGTCCCAAAACGATCGAGGAGCATTCGTTGTCGAACCTTCAAAAGGTTCAGGAGACATCGCATCGCTGGCCACCAGCATCGGTTTTGTTGAAATTCCTCCGGGCGAGCCGACCACCGGCACCCGTCTTTTCTATCCGTGGAATTAG
- a CDS encoding MerC domain-containing protein yields the protein MEKSGSQWKDRMGIAASALCAVHCAATPVLLAFLPTLQFTEWMASPLFHQIAAIICVSIVSVSILPAYRRFGDIRVLTLSGAGLGMILAAAFLLPDHCCSPSDLSHAGHAHATPHDEENCPYHDHSQGTSLSHDPGSPETFVASAGFSGLPWETIQPWMTPIGGALLILAHFMNLRRSFGGCSSKCACPRPEEAIEELPTAQAA from the coding sequence ATGGAGAAAAGCGGAAGCCAATGGAAGGATCGAATGGGAATCGCCGCGTCCGCCTTGTGCGCGGTTCACTGCGCTGCGACTCCTGTTTTGCTCGCATTCCTGCCGACACTTCAGTTCACCGAATGGATGGCGAGCCCACTCTTCCATCAGATTGCTGCGATTATTTGTGTTTCGATCGTTTCGGTTTCGATTCTCCCAGCTTACCGTCGGTTTGGTGATATTCGGGTTCTCACTCTATCCGGAGCTGGATTGGGGATGATTCTGGCAGCGGCCTTTCTGCTCCCGGATCACTGCTGTTCACCATCGGATTTGTCGCATGCTGGGCATGCCCATGCGACTCCTCACGACGAAGAAAACTGTCCCTACCACGACCATAGTCAAGGCACGAGCCTCAGCCACGACCCTGGTTCGCCAGAGACGTTCGTCGCATCAGCCGGATTTTCGGGACTCCCCTGGGAGACTATTCAGCCTTGGATGACTCCGATCGGCGGTGCCTTGTTGATTCTCGCTCATTTCATGAATCTTCGGCGATCGTTTGGAGGATGTTCTTCCAAGTGCGCTTGCCCTCGCCCCGAAGAAGCGATCGAGGAACTCCCGACCGCTCAAGCGGCTTAA
- a CDS encoding YggS family pyridoxal phosphate-dependent enzyme: MPLSVSRMQVIDRYQEAISRVSAACQRAGREAGAVTIVGVTKYVGSEEARWLAEAGCHDLGESRPQALWEKADALSDLPIRWHLIGHLQRNKVARTLTCARCIHSVDSERVLKQIIDDSRGCENPLSILIEINISSDASKTGLSFDEARRLLQYWKEFQREAPHNGHLQQKTLQLNGLMGMGSLDGDEHQTRKEFESLRLFRDDCETEFGLELPQLSMGMSNDFEWAIEEGATMVRLGSTLFHSSTVS; encoded by the coding sequence ATGCCGTTGTCAGTTTCCCGTATGCAAGTGATAGACCGCTATCAAGAAGCGATTTCGAGGGTATCGGCTGCGTGCCAGCGAGCTGGTCGCGAAGCTGGAGCCGTCACGATAGTGGGGGTGACCAAATATGTCGGTTCCGAGGAAGCGCGTTGGCTGGCCGAGGCCGGTTGTCATGATCTAGGAGAAAGTCGGCCCCAGGCGCTTTGGGAGAAAGCGGACGCACTAAGCGATTTACCGATTCGCTGGCACCTCATCGGGCATTTGCAACGGAACAAGGTGGCGCGCACTCTTACGTGTGCACGATGTATCCACTCCGTGGACTCGGAACGAGTTTTAAAACAGATCATCGATGATTCGCGTGGGTGCGAGAATCCTCTTTCCATCCTCATCGAGATCAACATCTCGAGTGATGCGTCCAAAACAGGGCTGTCGTTCGACGAGGCGAGGCGATTGCTCCAGTATTGGAAAGAGTTCCAGCGAGAAGCCCCCCACAACGGGCATCTGCAACAGAAGACGCTCCAGCTTAATGGACTGATGGGAATGGGGAGCTTGGACGGCGACGAACATCAAACACGCAAAGAATTTGAATCACTACGGTTGTTTCGGGACGATTGCGAGACAGAGTTCGGTCTGGAGCTCCCTCAACTTTCAATGGGGATGAGCAACGACTTTGAATGGGCCATCGAGGAAGGGGCGACCATGGTCCGCCTCGGATCCACACTGTTTCACTCTTCGACGGTGTCCTAA
- a CDS encoding IS4 family transposase: protein MVSIPPRRSQANFSFGDSIKAFLLQPGLPFASILCEQHIRNVFRKHGCTMNGIYSTAIVLWAFMSQIMRDGKEAACQSAVARITAFFTLHGKSAPGADTGNYCRARAKLPEDALKELCLGVASEAEAKVESKWLWKSMHAKLIDGFTFKMPDTRKNQKEYPQHTAQKPGIGFPIARVLAVMSLATGCLLDATVGPFSGKETGETSLLRRLLKGFSAGDIVIADRFFCNYWLIAMFMKLNVHVCFRRKKGHTDFRTGKRLGKQDHLIQWYRPARPAWMSHEMYQSLPFVIELRELRYTVEAPGRKSGPFIIVTTLLEHKGDQGVSYEEISDLFSFRWNAELDIRSIKTFMNLNFVRCLSPEMVRRELWTTLLAYNLIRTTICSAASLSGKRPREISFVCASQYILASWQEVTAHLRGKQLERYARFLLERIANCKVGNRPGRIEPRVVKRRRDQYALMTEPRKQLQKRLYKGDNRFE from the coding sequence TTGGTCTCTATACCACCAAGGCGATCTCAAGCCAATTTCAGCTTTGGAGATTCCATCAAGGCTTTCCTGCTGCAACCCGGACTGCCGTTTGCATCGATTCTTTGCGAGCAGCACATCAGAAATGTTTTTCGCAAGCACGGTTGCACGATGAATGGGATCTATTCCACCGCAATTGTCTTGTGGGCGTTCATGTCGCAAATTATGCGTGATGGGAAAGAAGCCGCTTGCCAGTCCGCCGTCGCTCGTATTACGGCATTCTTTACTCTTCACGGGAAGTCAGCACCCGGGGCCGATACGGGGAACTACTGTCGCGCAAGAGCAAAGCTTCCCGAGGACGCTTTGAAAGAACTATGCCTTGGTGTTGCCTCTGAAGCGGAAGCCAAGGTGGAGTCCAAATGGCTCTGGAAGTCTATGCATGCCAAGCTTATTGATGGATTTACTTTCAAAATGCCCGATACGCGAAAGAACCAGAAAGAGTATCCGCAGCATACTGCCCAAAAGCCAGGGATTGGTTTTCCTATTGCTCGTGTCTTGGCTGTGATGTCGTTGGCCACAGGTTGTTTGCTTGATGCAACGGTCGGTCCCTTCAGCGGAAAAGAAACGGGCGAAACCAGTCTTCTGCGTCGGTTGCTCAAAGGTTTTTCAGCGGGAGATATCGTGATTGCTGACCGCTTCTTTTGTAACTACTGGTTGATCGCGATGTTCATGAAATTGAACGTTCATGTTTGTTTTCGCAGGAAGAAGGGACACACAGATTTTCGAACTGGAAAGCGATTGGGTAAACAAGATCACTTGATTCAGTGGTATCGTCCCGCTCGTCCGGCCTGGATGAGCCACGAGATGTACCAATCCTTACCGTTCGTGATCGAACTACGGGAGTTGCGATATACGGTCGAAGCTCCGGGCCGTAAATCAGGCCCGTTTATCATTGTGACAACATTGCTAGAGCACAAGGGTGACCAGGGTGTTAGCTATGAGGAGATATCCGATCTGTTTAGCTTTCGTTGGAATGCAGAACTTGACATCCGTTCTATCAAGACGTTTATGAATTTAAACTTTGTGAGATGCTTATCGCCCGAGATGGTCAGGCGAGAGTTATGGACGACGCTTCTTGCCTACAACTTGATTCGAACAACGATTTGCTCTGCCGCTTCGCTCTCTGGAAAGCGGCCGCGAGAGATCAGCTTCGTCTGTGCTAGCCAGTACATCCTAGCGAGTTGGCAGGAGGTGACGGCTCATCTTCGCGGCAAGCAACTTGAGCGTTACGCCAGATTTCTCCTCGAGCGGATTGCGAACTGTAAGGTTGGCAACCGTCCGGGGCGGATTGAACCGCGAGTTGTAAAGCGACGCCGCGACCAATACGCGCTGATGACCGAACCCAGAAAACAACTCCAAAAGCGACTCTATAAAGGCGATAACCGATTTGAATGA